The genomic interval ACAAGCAGACCTTCGTGTTCGGGCGCTACGGCTACGGCACGGCGCTCGCCCTGCTGCTCACGGTCCTGATCGCCACGGCGGCCATCATCCAGCAGCTCACCACCCGCGCCGTCGAGCGGAGGAACGCATGAGGAGCCGCCAACGTGGCCTGCTGGCCCGCGAACTCGGGCTGTGGGTCCTCGCCCTGGTCTGGAGCATCCCCTTCTTCTTCCTGGTCGTGGTGTCGGTCAAGCCCACCGCCGAACTGTTCACCTCGGCCCTCACGCTGCCCAGCCGCATCGACCTGAGCAGCTACACCGGGGCGTGGCAGCGCGGCAACCTGGGGCAGGCCCTCCTGAGCAGCGTCGTCATCACGGGCGGCAGCGTGTTCGGGATCGTGGCGCTGAGCTCGGTCGCGGCCTACACGCTCGCGCGGCGGCAGGGCAGCCTCGCCGTCGTCATGGGCCTGCTCTTCCTGATCGGGATCGTGCTGCCCTCGCAACTGGGCCTGATCCCGATCTACTCGCTGTTCAAGCGGCTGGGCCTGCTGGGCACCTACACCGGGCTGATCTTGCTCAACGTCTCCACCTGGCTGCCGCTGGCGATCTTCCTGTACACCGGCTTCCTGCGCCAGCTCTCGCACGAGTACGAGGAGGCCGCGCAGATCGACGGCGCGAGCGTCTGGTACACCTTCCGGCGGGTGGTCTTTCCGCTGCTGCGCCCGGTGACGGGCACGGTGGTGATCCTCTCGGGCATCCTGATCTGGAACGACTTCTTCAACCCGCTGATCTTCCTGAGCGGCACCGGGAAGTCGCCCCTGCCGGTGGCGGTGTACTCGTTCGTCGGCAACTACGCGACCCAGTGGAACTACGTCTTCGCGGCGGTGGCGATTGCCCTCGTGCCCGCGCTGCTGTTTTTCATCTTCGCGCAGCGGCAACTGATTCAGGGCTTCTCGGGCGGCGTGAAGGGGTAGGGACGTTCCCGGTCCCTGAGCCGATCTCGACACCTCACCACGTTTCGGGCAGGGCTCCACGCCTGCTTCCAGGAGGACGTTGCATGACACAGCCAGCACAGATCAAACGCGGCGTGAGCCTCTACAGCTTTCAAGAAGAGTTCTTCCTGCGGAAGATGACCCTCGAAGATTGCGTCGCCGCCTGCGCGAGGATGGGCGCCTACGGCATCGAGACGCTGGCCGAGCAGATGATGCCGGGCTTCCCCCACCTCGACGACGCCTTCTACGACGGCTGGCACGCGATGATGGCGAAGTACGGCACCGTGCCCGTCTGCCACGACATGTTCCTCGACACGAAGCGGTTCAAGGGCCGCACCCTGACGCTCGACGAGCAGGTGGAGTCGGTCGTGCGGGACCTCAAGCACGCGAGTCGACTGGGCTGCACCGTCATGCGGGTGCTGGTGTTCGTGACGCCCGAGGTGCTGGAACGCTGCGTGCCCTATGCCGAGCAGTACGGCGTGCGGATGGGGCTGGAGGTCCACGCGCCCCTGCACTTCGACCACCCCTGGATTCTGCGGCACCTGGAGAACATGGAGCGCGTCGGCTCGCCCCTGCTGGGCTTCGTGCCGGACATGGGCATCTTCACCGATCACTACCCGCCCGTGATGATCGGCCGCTTCCTGCGGCAGGGGGCGACGCCCGAGATCGCCGAGCACATCCGGCGGGAGTACGACCGCCGCACCCTCGCCGAGTACGTCATCAACGACGTGCGGGAGATGGGCGGCAACCGCGTCGATATTGCGATGGCCGAGGTCCTGCGCCACAACCTGTGGTCGAATCCCCGGCACCTCCTGGAGCACATGGACCGCATCTTCCACGTCCACGCCAAGTTCTACGAGATGGACGAGAACGACCAGGAGACGAGCCTGGGGTACGAGCAGGTCATCCCGATTCTGAGGCAGGGCGGCTTCTCGGGCTACCTCGCCAGCGAGTACGAGGGCAACCGCCACATTCAGGACGCCTTCGAGGTGGACAGCGTGGAGCAGGTGCGCCGCCACCAGCGGATGCTCGCCCGCCTGATCGGCGAGCGGGAGGTGCAGCATGTTTGACCGCTACATCGTCGTGGAGGACACGCTGAGGAACGTGGTGGAGGGCGGCGATGTCGTCGGCGTGCAGTTCGGCGCGCGGCTGCCGTACTACCGGGGGCTGGGGCTGTCCATGATCGAGGCGGTGGACGTGACCCTGGGCGGCGAGCCCGTCCCGGTGGAGGACGTGTCGGTCACGCTGGGTGGCCGGACCTATCCCGTGCGCGAGATGGATCACGAGCCGGAAGCCGTCTGGAACTTCGGCGAGGTGGGCACGGTGACGGTCAGGAAGCCGGGCGGATTGCCAGAAGGCGAACATTCAGTCGGCGTCCTCTTCCGCCTGCGCGTCTCCTACCTGCCCATGATGCTGACCGGCCAGGACCGCAAGACCCTCCCGCTGGTGGGGACGTGACGGGCCCACTCGAAACCGACGTGCTCATCGTCGGCAGCGGTCCGATAGGTGCAACCTTCGCCCGGGTGCTGTCGGAACGTTCCCCGCAGACCCGCGTGCTGCTGATCGACGCCGGGCCGCAGCTCACCGCCCGCCCCGGCCTGCACGTCAAGAATATCCCCGACCCCGCCGAGCGCGAGCGGGCGCAGGTGCGCTCCCAGGGGCCGACCCAGTACAGCTACGGCACCCCGACACCGGCACAGCGGGCCGAGGCGGGGGAGGAGGCGGGCGGGGGGGCCCCCACGCGGCCCGGCCTGCTCGCCCGCCCCGGCACCTTCCTGCTCGGCAGCCCGGAGATGCCCGCCGCCGCCCTGTCCACCAACGTGGGCGGGATGGGGGCACACTGGACCTGCGCCTGCCCCCCGCCCGGAAATACGGAGCGCATCGACTTCATTCCCGAAAAGGAGTGGCAGGCGGCGCTGGACCAGGCCAACCGCATCCTCGGCGTGACACAACAGGCCTACCCCGACACCGACGCGGCTCGGGCGATCCGCCGGGCGCTGATGGACGCCTTCGGGGAGAGGTTGTCCCCCGAGCGGCCCGTCCAGCCCATGCCCCTCGCGGCGCGGATGGAGGGCGGCGAGCGGCGCTGGGCGGGCGTGGACGTGGTGCTGGGTCCGCTGGCGGAGGAAGGGCACGGCGCGAAGTTCACCCTCCGGTCGGAGACCCTCTGCCGCCTCCTCCTCGTGGACGGCGACCGCGTGACGGGCGCGGTCCTCGAACACCTCCCCACGGGAGAGCGGGATGAGGTGCGGGCGCGGGTGGTCGTGGTGGCCGCCGACTCGCTGCGGACCCCGCAACTGCTGTGGGCGTCGGGCATCCGGCCCCCGGCGCTCGGGCACTACCTCAACGACCAGCCGCAGGTGCTCGGCGCGGTGCAACTGAACCCGGCCCTCCTGCCCGAGCATCCGGGACCGGCGGCGGGCGGCGTGTCCTGGGTTCCGTTCCACTCGCCGGGGCACCCCTACCACGGCCAGGTGATGGAGCTGGAGGCCTCCCCCATCCCCATTCCCGTGGAGCACGACACCGGCACACCCGTCGTCGGCCTGGGCTGGTTTTGCGCGAAGGAGGTGCGCCGCGAGGACCACGTGGCCTTCTCAGAGAGCGAGACGGACCACCTGGGTCTCCCCCGCATGACGGTCCACCACACCCTGACCCCCGCCGACGAGGCCGTGATCGAGGGGGCGCGCGCCGAGATCGAACTCGCGACCCGCGCGTTGGGCCGCCCGCTGACGAACGACCGGCCCTTCCTGCTGCCCTCCGGCAGTTCCCTGCACTACCAGGGCACCGTCCGCATGGGCGAGCGCGACGACGGGGAGTCCGTGTGCGACGGCCACTCGCGGGTCTGGGGCTACCGGAACCTCTTCGTCGGGGGCAACGGCGTCATCCCGACCTCGACCGCCTGCAACCCCACGGTCACCAGCGTGGCCCTCGCCGTCCGGGCCTGCGACGGCATCACCGCCCTGCTGGCCGAGCGTTCGGGGGAGCGCGTCGGAGCGGGCTGACCGGCAAGAGGGGTTGCGCCCGCCCTGCTCACGTGTCATATTTGATCAAACATCAAAGATAAGTCAGTATGGTGGGCGGAGCCCCACCGGAGAGGACGATCATGATCCAGTTGCTGTCTCACCTCGCCCACCTGGAAGTCACCACCCCCGACCTCGACGCCTCGGTGCGGTTCTACGAGGAGCAGATGGGGATGCGCGAAGTGGAGCGGGACGGCGATTCCGTGTTCCTGCGCTGCTGGGGCGACTACTACACCTACAGCCTCGTCGTGACGAAGGGCGAGCAGGCCGGCCTCGCCCACATGGCCTGGCGCACGAGCAGCGCAGAGGGATTGCAGGAGGCCGTGCGGCGCATCGAGGCCGCCGGCGTGCAGGGCGAGTGGCGCGAGGCCGGGCACCGCCACGGGCGGGCCTACCGCTTCACTGGCCCCTACGGGCACGTCATGGAGCTGTTCTGGGAGGTCGAGAAGCACCGGGCCGAGGGCCAGCACCAGTCCCAGTACCCCGACCGGCCCTCCCGGCGCACGAACCACGGGGTCGCCCCCCGCTTCCTCGACCACGTGACGGTCGCGGCGAGCGACGTGAAGGGCTTTGCGCGGTGGTACAGCGAGACGCTGGGTTTCCGCATCATGGCGTATACCTCGCTCGACCACGCGCCCGTCACGGTGTTCAGCGTGCTCACGACCAACGAGAAGTCCCACGACCTCGGCGTGGTGCTCGACGGCTCGGGCGTGCCGGGCCGGGTGAACCACATCGCCTTCTGGGTGGACACCCGGGAAGAGCACCTTGTCGCCGCCGACGTGCTGCTGGAGAACGGCACCCCCATCGAGTATGGCCCCTCGATCCACGGCATCGGCGAGCAGACCTACCTGTACTTCCGCGAGCCGAGCGGGCTGCGCGTCGAGCTGAATACGGGCGGCTACCGCAACTACGTGCCCGACTGGGAGCCCTACGACTGGAAGCCCGCGCAGGGGAGCAACAGCCTGTACCGCAACTCCGCCATGCCCATGAGCATGACCGAGAGCTTCCCGCCCGCCCCCGGCCCCAGCGCGACCGAGGAGGGGGCCCTCCCCGGCACCGAGGACGACCTCGCCCGGGAACTCGCCAACCCCTACGGCGCGCACGGTCGCGGCTAAGCCTTCCCCATGCGCGTCATCGATCTGTCCGTCCCCATTCAGCCCTCGCCGCCCGGCGTGCCCGAGTTCCAGCGGGTGAGCATCACCTACAGCGGCAACGCGCAGGGCGGCGCCGAGATCGAGCAGATGTTCGGCGTTCCCCGCGACCTGCTGCGAGGCGGAGAGGGCTGGGCGACCGAGACCTTCACCAACTTCGGCACCCACTCCAGCACTCACGTGGACGCGCCGCTGCACTACAACTCGACCATTCAGGGTGAGCCCGCGCAGAGCATCGACCAACTGCCGCTGGAGTGGTTCTTCGCGCCCGGCGTGGTGCTCGACTTCCGGCACAAGGCGGACGGGGACGCGGTGACGGCCCAGGAAGTGCGGGCGGAACTCTCCCGCGTCGGCCACACGTTGGAGGAACGCGACATCGTGCTCATCCGCACCGGGCGCGACGAGTTCTACGGCCAACCCGACTACTGGCTGCGCGGGCCCGGGGTGAGTGCCGACGCGACCCGCTGGCTCTTCGCGCAGGGCGTCCGGGTGATGGGCATCGACGCCTGGGGCTGGGACGCGCCGCTGGACAAGCAGGCCGCCGCCGCCCGCGAGGGGAACGCCCCCGGCGTCTTCTGGGCCGCCCATCAGGTGGACCTGCCCTACTCGCAGATCGAACGGCTCGCCAACCTCGGCGCGCTGCCCTCCACCGGCTTCCAGGTGGCCTGCTTCCCGCTGCGGCTGGTCGGTGGGAGTGCCGCGCCCGCCCGGGTCGTCGCCATCCTGAACTGAGCTGTTCGACGTCCGGGGCCGCTGGCCGTCCCCCCGGACGCCACGGCCCCTCTCCTTCCCCTGGAGTCCCCATGCGTATCGCCCGAATCTCCCTTTCCACCCCCGACGGACCCCAGGCACGGATCGTCGTCCAGGAGGGCGAGCAGGCCCCCCTGGTGGACGTGCGCCGCCACTACGGCCTGAGTTTGCAGCGCCGGGGCGCCACCCCACAGGCCGCCCTCGACCTCGCCCGCCTGGTCGTGCCGGGCAGCCTCGCCGCCGCCCTGACGCACGGCGACCTCTTCCTCGACGTTCTGCGTGCCGCCGCCCACGACACGGGCGGGGACGCCGTGGCCGGAGAAGGTTCTCTCCTCTCCCCCATCGACCCCGCCACCTTCCGGGACTTCCTCGCCTTCGAGGAGCACATCGTCAACGCGTCGGCCCGCAGCGGCGGCACCGTCGATCCCGTGGTGTACGAACTGCCCATCTCCTACCTCGGGAGTGCGCCCGCCTTCATCGGCCCGGACGCCACCATGCCGTGGCCGACGTACGCGCAGTCGCGGATGGACTACGAACTCGAACTCGGCATCGTGATCGTGCGGGGCGGGCGCAACATCCTTCCCACCCAGGCGGACGCACACATCCTCGGCTTCACGGTCCTGAACGACTTCTCGGCGCGCGACATCCAGCTTCGGGAGATGAGGGGCCGCCTGGGGCCGAGCAAGGGCAAGCACTTCGCCTCCGCCTGCGGCCCGGTGATCGTCACGCCGGACGAACTCGATCCCCACGACCTGCGTATGACCGCTCGGGTGAACGGCGAGGTCTGGTCGCAGGGCAGCACCTCGACCCTGATGTGGACGGTGCAGGAGATGGTCGCGTGGGCCAGCGCGAGTGAGCCTCTGGTGGCGGGGTCCCTGCTCGGCAGCGGCACGGTCGGGCGCGGCTGCGGCATGGAACTCGGGCGGGAAGTGAAGCCCGGCGACGTGGTGGAACTCGACATCGAGGGCATCGGCGTGCTGCGCAACCGCATCGGCCACCCCGACGGGCAGGGCTGGACGCCGACCCGCCGCACACCCCGTCTCACCGAGGTCTGAGCATGTTCGAGTACTTCCCCAAGAACTACGTCTGGAACCTCGCCCTCAACCTGGCGATGGAGATGGGCGCCAGGATCGGCGAACTCGACGAGATGTGCCGCCCCCTGCTGGAGGTCTCCCAGCGCGGCGACGACGAGGGCACACGGATGTTCCTTCAGTCCTGGGAGCACATGGGCGACAAGCTGATCGGTCAGGCGCGGGAGGACGAGGCGAGGGGCCGACTGATCAGCGCCGGGACCAAGCTGGGCCGCGCCGCGGTCTACCTCCTCACCGCCGAGCGGATGCAGGCCCGGGACTACGAGCCGAGGAAGGCGCTCTACGCCAAGTTTCAGGACTGCTTTCAGCGCGGCGTGAGGCTGGCCCACGAGAACTGCGAGCGGGTCGAGATTCCCTACGAGGGGGCTCATCTCGCCGGTCTGTACACGAGGGCGGAGGGCGTCTCGGGTCCCGCTCCCCTCCTCGTGCAGGTCAACGGCCTGGACAGCACGAAGGAGATGCTCTACCGCGTCGGATTGCCACAGCATCTGGCGAAGCGGGGCATCTCTTCTTTGTGCCTCGACCAACCGGGCACCGGGGAAGCCCTGCGCCTGCACGGCCTGACCGCCCGCCACGACTCGGAGGCGTGGGCGAGCAAGGTCGTGGACTACCTGGAGACGCGGGACGACATCGACCCCAAGCGGATCGGGTTGCAGGGCGTGTCGCTGGGCGGCTATTACGCGCCGCGTGCGGTGGCTTTCGAGCCCCGCTTTGCCCTCGGCGCCGTGTGGGGGGCGAACCACAACTGGGGAGAGGTCCAACTCGCCCGCCTGAACCGTGAGGGCGAGCGTCCGGTGCCGCACTACTGGGAGCACGTGCAGTGGGTGTGGGGCGCGGGCAGCATGGACGAGTTCATGGCGCTGATTCCCAAGATCACGCTGGACGGCGTACTGGACCGCATCCGGGTCCCCTTCCTCGTCACGCACGGGGAGCAGGACCGCCAGATTCCGCTGAAGTACGCTCATCAGACCTACGAGCAATTGGTGAACAGCCCCGACAAGGAACTGAAGGTGTTCACCGAGAAGGAAGGCGGAGTGCAACACAGCAGCGTGGACAACAGCGCCTACGGGCTGGACTACATCTCGGATTGGGTGGCCGAGCGCTTGGGCGGGCACGTCACCTGAGAGGAGCGGGGGACATGAGTGAGGTCAGGAAGGTCTTGATCGTGGGCGGGGGCATCGCCGGGCTGGTGCTCGCCTCCATGCTGCGTGACCGCGGCATCGGCGTGGACATGGTGGAGATGAACCGGGCGTGGAATGCCTACGGGGTGGGCATCATCCAGCAGGGCAACGTGGTGCGGGCGATGGCGCAGGCGGGGCTGCTCGACCGCTACCTGAGCGCGGGCTTCCCCTTCGAGGACGTGGAGTTCTACAGCCCCGACGGGGTGAGGCGGGCCCGCATTCCCGGCGAGCGGCTGGCCGGGGCCGAGTACCCCGCCAACATGGGCGTGCGCCGCTCGACCCTGCACGAGACGCTGAAGGAGGCCGCGCTGGAAAAGGGGACGGACGTGCGGCTGGGCGTGACCGTAGAGGACTTCGACCAGCACGAGGGGCATGTGGACGTGACCTTCACCGACGGCGAGGCGGGGCGCTACGACCTCGTGGTCGGCGCGGACGGGGCGTACTCGAAGGTCCGGACGCTGCTGTTCGGGGACCGCTACCGCCCGCAGTTCGTCGGCCAGTCGGTGTGGCGGCACAACTTTCCGCGCAGGCCGGAGGACGACGCCCTCCAGACCTACCGGGACACCCAGGGGAACTCGGCGGGCGTCGTGCCGCTCTCGCAAGACCTCGTGTACCTGTACGTGACCACCAAGGAGCCGGGGAACCCCTTTCACCCGAAGGAGGAGCTGGCGAAATTGATGCGCGACCGCCTCGGGCAGTTCGTCGGGCGCGTCGCCGAGTTGCGGGAACAGATCACGGACCCGGCAGAGGTGGTCTACCGCCCGATGGAGGTGACCTTTATCGAGGAGGACTGGTTCAGGGGCCGGGTGCTCCTCATCGGGGACGCCGCGCACACCACCACGCCGCACATGGGTCAGGGGGCGGGGATGGCGATTGAGGACGCCGTGGTGCTGAGTACCCTGCTGGAAAAGGATCAGCCCCTGGGGCAGACGCTGCGGGAGTTCATGGACCGCCGCTTTGCCCGCGCCAAGTACATTCAGGACCAGTCGCTGATGATCTGCCGCGCCGAGATGGAGAACGACCACACCCTGAACCACCCCAAGGTGATCGGGGAGATGCTGCACTACACCGCTCAGCCCATATGAGCAACCCCCTCAGGGGCTGGCAGGTCCGGCGGGGGGACATCGGCTTTCTCGGGCGCGACCTGCAAAGGCCCGAGTGCATCCTGGCGGAAAAGGACGGCACGGTCTGGACGGCAGATGGGCGGGGCGACGTGATGCGGCTGGGCAGCGGTGGAGAGCAGCGGCTCATCCTGCCCCAGTCCGCGGGCGTGACCTCCCAGGACTTCGAGACGCGCTACGTGCAGGCCCGGGGCTCCCTGCCGAACGGGCTGGCCTTCACGCCGGAGGGCGACTTTATCGTCGCCAACTGGGGCACGGACGTCATCGAGATCATGTCGCGCTCGGGAGAGGTGCGGACGGTCTGCGCGGAGATCGGCGGGCAGCCGCTCGGCAAGGCGAACTTCCCGCTGCGGGACTCGAAAGGACGTATCTGGTTCAGCGTGACCACCCGCGAGCAGCCGTGGACGAACCAGCTCAACTCCCGGGCGAACGACGGCTACGTGGCGCTGATCGACGAGCGCGGCGCCCGCATCGTGGCGGACGGCTTTTGCGGCACGAACGAGATTCGCCTGGGCGCGGACGAGGAGTGGCTGTACGTGGTGGAGAGCACCGGGCGGCGCATCTCGCGTCTGCGGGTTCAGCCCGACGGGTCGCTGACGGGCCGGGAGGTCTACGGGCCCGACGATCTGGGCGGCCACCCGGACGGCTTCGCCTTCGACGCGCACGGCAACCTCTGGATCACGCTGATCTTCGCCGACCGGCTGGTGGCCCTCACTCCCGAAGGAGAGCTGCTGACCCTGCTGGACGACGGCGACGCGGCGGCGAACGCGGCCTACGAGCGGGCGTTCGCGGCCCGCCAGGTCACCCCCGAGGTGATGGCGGCCAACCACGGCACCCTCTGCCCCTGGATGGCGAGCCTGACCTTCGGCGGGCCGGACCTGCGCACCGTGTACCTCGGCAGCCTGCGGGGCACCACGGTCCCCTTCTTCCGCAGCCCGGTCCCCGGCGCCCCGATGATCCACTGGGGGGACCGTGCCTGACCTCTTCAGCCTGCGGGGCCAGGTCGCCCTGATCACCGGCGGTTCGAGCGGCATCGGCCGGGCCACCGCGCGGGCGATGGGGGAAGCGGGCGCGGCGGTCGTCGTGTCCTCCGAGGACGAGGCGGCCTGCCGGGAGACGGCGCGGGACCTTCAGGGCCAGGGCATCGAGGCCCAAGCGATGCCCTGCGACGTGCGGAACCGGGCTGGTCTGGCCGAACTGGTGGCCGGGACCGTCCGTCACTTCGGGGGGCTCGACGCCGTGGTGCACGCCGCAGGGGTCGCGCCGCACGCCGGGCCGATGGGGGAAGCCACCGAGGACGAGTGGGCGCTGACCATGCGGGTCAACCTGGAAGCGGCGTGGCACCTCTCCACGCTGGTCCGGGGCCCCCTGTTCGCCCGGGGGAGCGGCAGCGTCACCTTCGTCTCCAGCATCGCGGGGGTGCGCGGCAACCGCTCGCTGAGCGTGTACGGCGTGTCCAAGGCGGGAGTCACGCAACTCGCGCGCAACCTCGCCGTCGAGTGGGGCCCGCAGCACATCCGCGTCAACAGCGTCTCGCCGGGGCTGATTCGCACGGCCTTCGCCCGCCCGATGCTGGAGCGCCCGGAGGTGATGGAACGGCGCCTGGCCCTGACCCCTTTGCGGCGGGGAGGGGAAGTCCACGAGGTGGCGGGCGTCGTGGTCATGCTGGCCTCCCGGGCAGGGGCCTTCATCACCGGGCAAAACCTCATCGTGGACGGCGGCACGACGGTCGGGGACGGGAACCCATGACGCGGTACCTCATCACAGGAGCCGCCGGGTTCGTCGGCCGGAACCTCGGGCACGCCCTGCTGGCCCGGATGAGCCCGGAGGATAGGCTGACCCTGCTCGACCGCGAGGTCCCGTCCCCACCCCCAGGGGCGCGGGTGATCGAGGGCGACCTGAGTGAGGCCGCCGGGCTGGAGGCCGCCCTGGCGGCGAGGCCGGAGGTGGTCTTTCACCTCGCCAGCGTGCCGGGGGCCCTCGCCGAGCGGGAGTACGCGCTGGGGCGGCGGGTGAACGTGGACGCCACGCTGGACCTGTTTCAGGGGCTGGCAGACGCCCCGCGGCCCCCCACGGTGGTGTACGCCAGCAGCGTCGCCGTGTACGGGGCCCTCGGAACGTCGCCCGTGGACGGCCGGACTCCCCTGCGCCCGCAGCTCAGCTACGGCACCCACAAGCGCATGATGGAACTCGCGCTGGAGGACCTCTCCCGGCGGGGTGAGCTGGTCGGGGTGGCCCTGCGTCTCCCGGGACTCGTGGCCCGCCCGGGAGAGGGTTCCGGGTTCGGCTCGGCGTTCATGGGTGACCTGATCCGCTCCCTCTCGGCCGGGGCGCCGTCCATCTGCCCGGTGTCGCCGGACGCCACCGCGTGGTGGATGTCGGCCTCCTGCGCGGCGTGGAATCTCCTGCACGCCGCCTCCCTGGGAACGTCCGGCACGTTCACGCTGCCCGCCCTGCATCTGTCCGTGGCGCAGGTCGTCTCGGCCCTCTGCGACCTGTTCGGGGAGGACCGCCGGGCTCTGGTAAGGTACGAGCCGCTGGAGTCCACCGAGGCCGTCTTCGGGCGCTTCCCCCCCTTGCAGACTCCAGAAGCGCAGGCGCTGGGCTTTCGGCACGACGGCAGCGCGGCGCAGCTCGTCCAGGCGGCGTTGGCGGCGCGCTGACCATGCAGCGTGACGGGAAGTGCGAGGTCGCCCACCCTGCGGCATTCGACACTCCGGGTGCGGTGGAAGGAGTCGGGATGCCCGTCGGCCGGTGCGGCGCAAGAAAGCTCACGGGCCGGATGGAGATCGAGACGGGACACCCGGGGCTTCTCCGAAACAGGCCGGCCTTCACCCAGAGGGGGGGGGCGTGTAAAAAACTTGTGAGCGTCGTGAGGGGAGACTCCCTAGGATCAGTGAGGGCGCCCCTCGCTTTTTCAAAGGAGCCGAATGAACAAGCTTTCCCTGGTCCTTGCCGCCACCGCCACCGCCTCCGTCTTCGCCACCTCTGCCGCCGCCCAGACCTCGCAGGTCAGCGGGTACACCACCCTGATCGCCATCGGCCAGGCCCGGGGCATCCAGCCGCCCCTGACCGTCGCCCGGTTGCAGAAGGTGCAGCCGAACACCGCCGCCGCCCGATTGATCGGCGAGAAGCTGCGGATTTCGCCCGCCGCCCTCGCGGGCCTGCTGCGGTACGGCAACACCCTCGCCCCCACCACGCTCGTCACCCAGGCCGTGCTGGAATCGGCGACGGGCAAGACCCTCTTCGAGAGCGCCGTCGCCGGTCTGATCAAGCAAAACCCCAGCCTCGCCGTCAACAACCAGCAGAGCCTCAA from Deinococcus aestuarii carries:
- a CDS encoding carbohydrate ABC transporter permease; translation: MRSRQRGLLARELGLWVLALVWSIPFFFLVVVSVKPTAELFTSALTLPSRIDLSSYTGAWQRGNLGQALLSSVVITGGSVFGIVALSSVAAYTLARRQGSLAVVMGLLFLIGIVLPSQLGLIPIYSLFKRLGLLGTYTGLILLNVSTWLPLAIFLYTGFLRQLSHEYEEAAQIDGASVWYTFRRVVFPLLRPVTGTVVILSGILIWNDFFNPLIFLSGTGKSPLPVAVYSFVGNYATQWNYVFAAVAIALVPALLFFIFAQRQLIQGFSGGVKG
- a CDS encoding sugar phosphate isomerase/epimerase family protein translates to MTQPAQIKRGVSLYSFQEEFFLRKMTLEDCVAACARMGAYGIETLAEQMMPGFPHLDDAFYDGWHAMMAKYGTVPVCHDMFLDTKRFKGRTLTLDEQVESVVRDLKHASRLGCTVMRVLVFVTPEVLERCVPYAEQYGVRMGLEVHAPLHFDHPWILRHLENMERVGSPLLGFVPDMGIFTDHYPPVMIGRFLRQGATPEIAEHIRREYDRRTLAEYVINDVREMGGNRVDIAMAEVLRHNLWSNPRHLLEHMDRIFHVHAKFYEMDENDQETSLGYEQVIPILRQGGFSGYLASEYEGNRHIQDAFEVDSVEQVRRHQRMLARLIGEREVQHV
- a CDS encoding C-glycoside deglycosidase beta subunit domain-containing protein: MFDRYIVVEDTLRNVVEGGDVVGVQFGARLPYYRGLGLSMIEAVDVTLGGEPVPVEDVSVTLGGRTYPVREMDHEPEAVWNFGEVGTVTVRKPGGLPEGEHSVGVLFRLRVSYLPMMLTGQDRKTLPLVGT
- a CDS encoding GMC oxidoreductase translates to MTGPLETDVLIVGSGPIGATFARVLSERSPQTRVLLIDAGPQLTARPGLHVKNIPDPAERERAQVRSQGPTQYSYGTPTPAQRAEAGEEAGGGAPTRPGLLARPGTFLLGSPEMPAAALSTNVGGMGAHWTCACPPPGNTERIDFIPEKEWQAALDQANRILGVTQQAYPDTDAARAIRRALMDAFGERLSPERPVQPMPLAARMEGGERRWAGVDVVLGPLAEEGHGAKFTLRSETLCRLLLVDGDRVTGAVLEHLPTGERDEVRARVVVVAADSLRTPQLLWASGIRPPALGHYLNDQPQVLGAVQLNPALLPEHPGPAAGGVSWVPFHSPGHPYHGQVMELEASPIPIPVEHDTGTPVVGLGWFCAKEVRREDHVAFSESETDHLGLPRMTVHHTLTPADEAVIEGARAEIELATRALGRPLTNDRPFLLPSGSSLHYQGTVRMGERDDGESVCDGHSRVWGYRNLFVGGNGVIPTSTACNPTVTSVALAVRACDGITALLAERSGERVGAG
- a CDS encoding VOC family protein → MIQLLSHLAHLEVTTPDLDASVRFYEEQMGMREVERDGDSVFLRCWGDYYTYSLVVTKGEQAGLAHMAWRTSSAEGLQEAVRRIEAAGVQGEWREAGHRHGRAYRFTGPYGHVMELFWEVEKHRAEGQHQSQYPDRPSRRTNHGVAPRFLDHVTVAASDVKGFARWYSETLGFRIMAYTSLDHAPVTVFSVLTTNEKSHDLGVVLDGSGVPGRVNHIAFWVDTREEHLVAADVLLENGTPIEYGPSIHGIGEQTYLYFREPSGLRVELNTGGYRNYVPDWEPYDWKPAQGSNSLYRNSAMPMSMTESFPPAPGPSATEEGALPGTEDDLARELANPYGAHGRG
- a CDS encoding cyclase family protein, producing the protein MRVIDLSVPIQPSPPGVPEFQRVSITYSGNAQGGAEIEQMFGVPRDLLRGGEGWATETFTNFGTHSSTHVDAPLHYNSTIQGEPAQSIDQLPLEWFFAPGVVLDFRHKADGDAVTAQEVRAELSRVGHTLEERDIVLIRTGRDEFYGQPDYWLRGPGVSADATRWLFAQGVRVMGIDAWGWDAPLDKQAAAAREGNAPGVFWAAHQVDLPYSQIERLANLGALPSTGFQVACFPLRLVGGSAAPARVVAILN
- a CDS encoding fumarylacetoacetate hydrolase family protein: MRIARISLSTPDGPQARIVVQEGEQAPLVDVRRHYGLSLQRRGATPQAALDLARLVVPGSLAAALTHGDLFLDVLRAAAHDTGGDAVAGEGSLLSPIDPATFRDFLAFEEHIVNASARSGGTVDPVVYELPISYLGSAPAFIGPDATMPWPTYAQSRMDYELELGIVIVRGGRNILPTQADAHILGFTVLNDFSARDIQLREMRGRLGPSKGKHFASACGPVIVTPDELDPHDLRMTARVNGEVWSQGSTSTLMWTVQEMVAWASASEPLVAGSLLGSGTVGRGCGMELGREVKPGDVVELDIEGIGVLRNRIGHPDGQGWTPTRRTPRLTEV
- a CDS encoding alpha/beta hydrolase family protein, encoding MFEYFPKNYVWNLALNLAMEMGARIGELDEMCRPLLEVSQRGDDEGTRMFLQSWEHMGDKLIGQAREDEARGRLISAGTKLGRAAVYLLTAERMQARDYEPRKALYAKFQDCFQRGVRLAHENCERVEIPYEGAHLAGLYTRAEGVSGPAPLLVQVNGLDSTKEMLYRVGLPQHLAKRGISSLCLDQPGTGEALRLHGLTARHDSEAWASKVVDYLETRDDIDPKRIGLQGVSLGGYYAPRAVAFEPRFALGAVWGANHNWGEVQLARLNREGERPVPHYWEHVQWVWGAGSMDEFMALIPKITLDGVLDRIRVPFLVTHGEQDRQIPLKYAHQTYEQLVNSPDKELKVFTEKEGGVQHSSVDNSAYGLDYISDWVAERLGGHVT
- a CDS encoding FAD-dependent oxidoreductase, giving the protein MSEVRKVLIVGGGIAGLVLASMLRDRGIGVDMVEMNRAWNAYGVGIIQQGNVVRAMAQAGLLDRYLSAGFPFEDVEFYSPDGVRRARIPGERLAGAEYPANMGVRRSTLHETLKEAALEKGTDVRLGVTVEDFDQHEGHVDVTFTDGEAGRYDLVVGADGAYSKVRTLLFGDRYRPQFVGQSVWRHNFPRRPEDDALQTYRDTQGNSAGVVPLSQDLVYLYVTTKEPGNPFHPKEELAKLMRDRLGQFVGRVAELREQITDPAEVVYRPMEVTFIEEDWFRGRVLLIGDAAHTTTPHMGQGAGMAIEDAVVLSTLLEKDQPLGQTLREFMDRRFARAKYIQDQSLMICRAEMENDHTLNHPKVIGEMLHYTAQPI